The Vigna angularis cultivar LongXiaoDou No.4 chromosome 9, ASM1680809v1, whole genome shotgun sequence DNA window GACACTATTTGGTGTAGGATCCACAATGTGGAGATTTTTTCATTTAGAGActaaaatcaatttcttttatcaagTATAGGCTCTAAATCTAATACTGTTGTAACCTTGATAAGTAGCATCAAGGACCATATTTCAATTCAACCTTGATTTTATCAATGAAAGCGTCAACCAACTTGTGGTTATGGACTGTATTTCAATTTAAACTTGATTTTATTACCGACTTGTAGGTTATGGTTGCTACTGTACGATGTGAAGAAATCACCGATGAGAAATATGCCTCTTTTTCTGCAAATGAGGTATTGACATTTAGTTTGGTATAATCCTCCAACATATTTTGACCCTCCTAATTACTAATGATGTGGAAATTGCTTTCAATTATCACTCAGGATTGGTGTCAATTGGAAGAGGCTGTGCAATCTGGCCCTGTTCCTGgatttggaagaaagctcaGTTCACTCCTTGGTACTTGTTTATCAGAGTGAGTATAGTTCAATTTATAAGAAATCTGTATTTCTAGTGGCTCAGTTATGAAATACCACATTATTTTATGCTATATTTTAAGCTTTTTGTCTAACTCTTTTAGCTTTTACAATCATTACTGCCAGTTCTGTTTAGTGGAGTAGCAGGGTTCCCTCACCCTGAGCCCTCtgtctttaatatttttttattttttcgttaGGTGCCATGACTTCTTGAGTGAAATTGTAGGTTTAGagaaatttatgataaaatcaTGGTACATAGGTATTTGTATGGCATCTGTTATACGATTCAATGACAAAtatcagaaaaataaatttccAACAAGTCAAGGGAGTAATGAGGAAATAAGATCATAGAGATACCGACATTCTAAACATATCTGAATTAATTTGATTCAGGTTTATCCTTCCTAAACTAGCTCCTAAGAATCTAGACAGTTTCCTCAACCAAATTCAACAGAAGTGAATGGATGGTTTTGAGTGTTCAAGGTGGTAGAAGAAAGATTGGCATCCATCATTGGATGGAATTTTTATAGGATTCCATATTTAGTCTGATGTTTCTCATTTTCTACTCTAGTCTTTGAATTTGGTAGTTACATGTGTTACACAGTAATACCATATAGTGTTTTCTGGCTGCTCTTCCGATACCaactcattattttatttataaaggaCTTCGTTGTATTTCTGTGATGCGACATGCAATCTCGAAGTTTACTGTAGCTTGGTATTGAATTTTGCAAGCTTGTTGTCTTAACGTTACATGCTGTTAGCTATTGCATCATGTAAGAATGAGTTGATGTAGAGTGAAGGTATATTGAGCtattgcattttattttaatataggtATGATGCTGAAGCCGCCTTTTTTGATGAAGGTGTGAGAACTGCCAAACAAAAGCAACTACAAGAAAAATTGTTCCAAGTAATCATTCTCAACTGGGCTCAACCATTTTCCCTCatgaaaatatatgaatttgataattattgaaagaaaaacacaaaattggTGACTTTTGAAACAAAATGACTATTTTAGATACTGGTCACATTAGCCTTTACTTCTTTATCCGTAGCTATTATAGTGTGATATTTATTGTGGTGCTTAACTCTTTTTCTATTGTTTAGCTTGTCCATCCTGCATTCCAATCTGCGTTGGGACATATAAGATCTGGAACTTTGGATAAATTCAAGGTGGTATTTGACAAGGCTTTGAATGGTGGGGAAGGGTTTTCTGAGGCTGCTAGGAAATGCAGTGAGTTTTGTATGGTTCAATTTGACGAAGCATGTGCAGGTAATAAAAAGTTTTTCTATTCTGTTTATTTGtgaacaataaataaattgaagttGAAGGCCAAAGCATATATAATGAACATTTGGAAAGGGAAAGGGAAAACCGTGAATAAGGATAAACAAGAAGTGGGTTGTTTACAGTGACTAAGATGTTAGGTGCATAATTGCTCGGGTTTGGTTCGTTACAATGTCTACTTTTTAAGAAGTCAAACTTGATAATATTTGTTGCAAGCATGATCTAGACTGAATTACTAAATGAAACTTATTTATTGTCATTGCAGATATTGTTATCGAACAAGCAAACTGGGATACATCTAAAGTGCGAGAGAAATTGCTGCGGGACATTGATGCACATATTGCAGCTGTGCGTGCAACCAAGATTTCTGAACTTACTTCATTATATGAGGTATTGACCATTCATGTCTTATGAATATTTAAGTGATTAACGTTGAGCAGTACTCGTCTTTACCCccatgtttgaaaaaaataccCATACCTGCCTTTGTACCTATGCAGATAGCCACTTCGTACTTGTTAGGTACCTATATCTATACTTGCTCCCATTACCCACAATTCACTTTAGGAGTGGAGTGGAGCCATGCATTTGGAATTAGGAAGGTCAAAGgaccaaaataattataatctaGTAAAGAAAACCTGAAATTTTTGCTTGCATAAAATAAACCAAGATGTTTAATTTTAAGTCTATTACATCTATTATTTCTATCTTTCTGTTCTTATCACATTATTTTTCGTATCAGATATacacttctctctctttttctcccCAAGTGCCAATTTGGATGGTGATGTCTATGCGCTTAGGTTTTTAATTAGGAAACCCAACCACAATGCACTCTCACACACACAGAACACCAGAAAGAATGAACTGTTATTCACAAGTAATCTCAATGTACAATGAATGTcacgagagcataacctctctcaACAGAGTTCCTAGAACCTGTTATGTATCTTACAATCACAAAAAGTCCTCTACTCTTTTCTAATAGAGGTATTTATAATACCAGCATTTCCCGCCCACTTACTAACAACCACTTAACCGTTAAGACAGTTAAGTCATCTAGTTCTCTCCCTCCTCTTGTAAACTAACCAGGGTCTATCATTACCCACCGCCCCATgttcaaccttgtcctcaaggttgaattCTGGGTATTGATCACATATGGTAATGACATCCTCCCATGTTGCTCCATCACGGCCTCCTTCTTGCCACTCAACCAGCACTTGTGGAACTTCCTCGTCTCTCCTTTTTATTTGCCTTTGGTCAATAAGCCAATAAGATGGCCCTTCCCCCTGCAGATCTTCAGGCAGCTCCTTCTCCACAGTCCTCTCTCCCACAACCTTCTTCAATTGGGAAGCATGGAAAATCGGGTGTATACGAGCTGATGGTGGTAGCTGGAGTTTATAAGCCACTTTCCCCACCTTTTGTTCAACCTGATACGGCCCATAATATCGTGCCGCCAACTTAGCGTGCAGTTTAGATGGCATCGATGTTTGTCTATGTGGCCTAATCTTGATATATACCCAATCTCCCTCTTCAATATCTGCTGCCCTCCTTTTCTTATTGGCTTGTCTGACCATGAGCTCTTGTGCCCGTACTAAATGAAACTTCAATTGTTTCAAAGCTTTGTCTCGTGTCTGTAATTCTTGAGCAACTGCTTCCACAACCGTTTCCCCTGGGATAAACCCGTGCAACGATGGGGGCTGTCGGCCATAAACCACCTCGAAAGGAGTTCATTTCACAGCTCCTTGGAAACTGGTGTTATACCAGTATTCCGCCCAGGGTAAAATCCCATTCCACCCCTTCGGTTGTTTCGAACAAAAGCAACGTAAATATCCCTCCAGAACTCTATTTAATACTTCTGTCTGCCCATCTGTTTCTAGATGGTAAGCCGTGCTCATTTGCAGTTGAGTTCCTTGTCTCTTGAATAATTCTTTTCAGAAAATACTCATGAACAAAGGGTCACGGTCACTTACCACCGAAGCTGGTATTCCATGTAATCGGACCACTTCCCTTATGAACACAGCAGCTATGGTGCGTGCCGAATATGGGTGTTTCAGTGGCACGAAATGGCCATATTTGCTTAAGCGATCTACTACTACCATTACTGCATCATACCCATTTGACTTCGGTAGTTTAACTATGAAATCCTTGCTGATTTCTTCCTACACAACATTTGGAATGGCTAGTGGCTGCAGCAGACCCTGAGGGGAAGACGTGAGATACTTATGCTGCTGACACACTAAGCAACCCGCCACATAATCTGTCACTGTCTTTTTCATTCCCACCCAGTAAAGTGACTGGGTCACCCTCCTATAGGTTTTGTATATCCCCGAATGTCCCTCAGTCTGGGTTAGGTGGAACTCGGCCAGCAGTTTTGGAATCCACGTTGACTGAGCTGATATCACCAACCTTCCTTTGTAATGCAGCCTCTCATTTTCTAGCGTGAAAGAAGGGTGTGAGTCTGGGTCTTTCTTGATGTCTTCCCCTATCTTCCTCAGATAAGCATCCTCCTCTACCTCCTTCATCACCTCTTCAAAACTCTGCCAATAGGGTTTGGACAACACCTTCAGTTCTTTTTCCCCTTCCTCCGATTCCTCCATTCTTCTGGACAGGGCATCTGCTGCTCTGTTAGTCTTGCCGGCTTTATAAACTATTTCGAAATCATACCCAAGCAGTTTGGCCAGCCAATTCTGCTGGTTTTGGGTCGTGATTCTCTGCTCTAACAAATGCCGCAAGCTCTTTTGGTCGGTGTGCACTATAAACCGCTGTCCCAACAAGTAAGGTCGCCAATGTTGTATGGCCATCACCAGTGCCATAAGCTCTTTCTCGTAGATCGATTTGTTTAATGATCTAGCAGATAAAGCTTTGCTAAAATACGCTATAGGCCTCCTGTCCTGTGTCAAGACTGCTCTGACTCCTCCTCCCGAGGCATCACATTCTATGTGGAATGGCTTCTCAAAATCGGGTAATATCAGTACGGGTGTGGTGGTCACTGCCTCCTTCAATCGTCTCATCGCCTCTTCTGCCTTCTCATTCCACTTGTACTCCCCTTTCTTCAATAATTCGGTCAAGGGTTTAGCCACCTTGCCATAGTCTTTGACGAATCGACGGTAATATCCCGTCAACCCAAGGAACCCCCTCAATGCCATCACATTCCTCGGCCTTTCCCATCTTACCACTGCTTTAACTTTTCCTGGATCCATCTCTACCCCCTTCTCTGAGATCAAGTGGCCTAAGTATCCAATCTGGACTTTTCCAAATTCGCTCTTCTTCTGATTGGCGACCTAACAATTCTCCTCCAACCTCCCCAGCACCATCCCTACATGTTTCATATGCTCAGCCCATGTTTGACTGTAAACCAGAATATCGTCGAAGAAGACTAAGACAAATCTCCTTATGTAAGGTTGTAGCAACTCGTTCATGGCGCTTTGAAAGGTCGATGGggcattggtcaagccaaatGGCATTACCACAAATTCATAATGCCCCAAATGTGTTCTAAAGGCTGTCTTCGGTACATCTTTCTCCCCCATGCGTATCTAGTGATATCCAGATTTCAGGTCCACCTTAGAGAAGTACCTCGCTCCTCTCAACTCATCCAACAACTCTTCTATAACTGGGATGGGAAACTTGTCAGGGATCGTGGCGCGATTCAAGGCTCTGTAGTCCATACAAAATCTCCAAGAGCcgtccttcttcttcaccagtaTGACAGGACTAGAGTATGGGCTGGTACTTGGCCGAATTACCCCGGTTTGTAGCATATCCGCCACCTGtgtttctatctcattctttaGGATATGTGGGTATCTATAAGGTCTTACATTTATCGGGTCTACTCCTTCCTTTAGGGGTATCTAATGTGCCATACGTCTTTCGAGTGGCAACCCATTAAATTCTTGAAACACCCCTGCATGCTGGTTCAACAGTTCATCCATCTCCCTTCTCTGGTCCTCTGTTATTCCCTGTTCGTTACTTTCCCCATCCCCCTTCTCCATCTCGCCCAATTCCCAGACTAACATCCATGCCTCTGCCTCCTTTATTTTTAATAGCGCCTTCGGAGTCACCAAGCTTTTGGCTAGTTTAGGATCCCCCTTGATAGTCACCTCCTTACCCTCTTGGTTGAAGGTCATCGTCAAGTTGCTCCAATCCAGAGTCACCTTCCCCAGCGTAGCCAGCCATTCTACCCCCATAATCACATCCACACCTCCCAAGTCAAACAAGTGTACTCTCGTTGTGACCTCCACGTCCCCTATACGAATTTGCACCCCTTCACAGCAACCTCGGGTCTCCTTCTTCCACCCATCCCCCAGACTAACCATGTACGACTTAGTGTCCGTTGTGGTCAATCCCAGTTCCTCCACCAGTTCTCTATTAATGAAGTTGTGACTAGCACCGCTATCAACCAATACTATCACCCTTCTCCCCTTGATCTCTCCCTGCATCTTCATTGTCTTAGCGTGCGTTAGGCCCCAGCAGAACATGCCGAGAGTTCCATCTGCAACTGGGTCATTTCCGACTCACTAGCGGTTTCGTTCTCCTCTTCGTCCTTCGCCAAGATCAACATTCTCAAACTCCTTTTTGAGCATTGATGTCCAGGTTCGAAAGGCCCCCCACACCTAAAACACTTGCCCTCTTCCCTGCGTTTCACGTATTCCGCGTAAAGTAAGTTGCGGAAGTTTCGGCCTCTGTTTTCGACGCTGTTCGATGCTGCTACACTCGCCTGGGTTACTTCTCTGCGCACTGACCCTCCACTCTCTGTTGGACCCGTTCGGCCCGAGTTTTGACGGACGGGTACGGGTTCAACTCGCGACACCGTCCCGATCGGCTTAGTCCAGTTCGATATGCCTCTCCCCATTCCTCCTGTTTTCGTACCCACATGCAAGGCTTCCCCGTCGCGCGCGATACGTATTGCGACCATCAACTCCTGAGGGTCTAGTAATCGCACCTGGCTGCGTATCGGTTCCTGTAAACCACCCATGAAATACCCCAGCAGAATCTCCTCTGGTAGCTTTGACGTTTGTCCTACCAAGATTTCGAATTCTTTGATAAATTCGTCCACCGTCCCGGTCTGCTTGATGGTGGTCAACCTTTCAAAAATGGTTCCCCTGCTTCTTTCCCCAAATCGCGCTACCAGTGCTTCCTTCAGCCCCGCCCAAGACCGGTTCTTGGCCTTCTCCTTCCAGAAGCGGAACCAATACCCGACACTACCCTCCATACTTATGTATGCCAACTGCAATTTCTCATGATCTTCCTCTACCCCTTGTAGGTCAAAGAAATGGTCGGCTCGGTTGATCCAATTGAGTGGATCCGGACCTTCAAATGTGGGCAATTCGACCCTCTTCCTCCAATTCGGAGGGTGCTCGTGTTTCCTGATTCTTCCTCCCCCCTCGTTCTCGTCTTGCTGTACATTTGCATTGACCGGAGACTGATATCCTTCGTCTGGTGCTATACGTTCGATGCTGGTACGTATTCTTCCGCGGTTCCCGACTGCTTATTGGCCGCCACCCTTTCAAAGATGGTGCCCCCGTTACGTTCTCCAAATCACACCACCATTGCCCCCTTCAGGCCTTCCCAAGAACGattcttggctttctccttccagGCTCTGAACCAGTAGCCAGCGCTCCCCTCCATACTGATGTCGGCTAGGCGCACCCTTTCCTTCTCTGCCACACCTTGCAACTCGAAGAACTTCTCTGCCTCAGAGACCCACCCTAACGGATCAAACCCTTCGAAAGTGGGCAGTTCTACCCTTTTCTTCTCGCTGGGTTGCACTTCACGGCGTTCATCCCCTCTCTCCCCTTCCTCTTCCTCTCGCCGGTCCCAATGTTGGCCGTCCTGGTTGTGGCCTCGACCACCCAACCTCCTTATGATTTCTTGCAAATCTTGGCGTATTGCACCATAATCTTGGCTTATTGCAGCATAATCTTGGCATATTGCTGCATAATCTGCTCGCAGCTCCCCTGTTTGCGCCTTCATTCTATCAATCGCAATTTCCTTCACCCTTACACGATTCCGGCGGCGTCTCTATCCGACAGTCCCCTCCCAAGCAGATCCTGCAGAtcggaccaatttgttaggttccTGTGTCTGAAACCTAACGATGGCAACTCACTCACACAATCACAGCAAGAAAAACAATTGGAAACGAATGAATTATCTGTATTCTCATCAACGAAAGTAGCATACAATCAGTAtatgggagcataacctccctccaTCTAACGGGAGCCTAACCCTCCTCACAAGgtccaagacctgtctaaacaAAAGAATATGACTAGCTACCTCACAGACATACCAAAGGTTTACATTTATAGGCCCCTTGCCCGCCTTCTCCACTGTTCCCCGTTCAGTTCTTTCTCCCCTATCTTATAACCTATCAGTTTTCCAGTATTTCTTTTTCTAGGTGACCGTGACACTTATATGTCACCCTTTGGCTCTGTCACTTAACtgtaaaatcaataaattaataagaacATTAATTAAAGTATTGTTGCAGTTGAATTGAAGAAAATTCTGAAATCATTCGAACATGACCACACGATATCAGTATTATAAACTTACCAGAATcattcttaaatataattttttaatcaattaattctTAAACTTGATTAATAGCATCTATATACATGAAATCTTTTAATCTCACACACAAATATATGTGTACGGTTATGAGGTTGGTTGGGTAGTATAGTATATCTATTCCTATTAAGCGGGTATTTATTCTGCTATATGTGGATTATTATTTTGCATTTTTCCGTTAGGTATTTGTAGAATTGTCGTCCTTAGCCACTGTCAATAAGAGATCGATTGATACAATTTATGTTGTGAAAGCTTTTTCAATTAATAGCGACTATTCAAAAGTACAAGACAATTTTCATGCTCGGTAGTGATTTTAGGCTAGTAATTTCTGAAATTTATTAGGCTGTTCCAGTTGGTTTGGTTTTTAATTTGAGGGAATATTtcttggaaagatttttgataGTAGTACTGTTGCAGGAAAAAGTTAAACAAGCTTTGTGTGGACCTGTGGAAGCTCTTTTGGACGGAGCTAATAGTGAGACTTGGTCATCAATAAGGAACCTTCTTAGGCGTGAGACTTTATCAGCTGTTTCAGGGTTCTCTGCTGCACTTATTGGGTTTGATATGGATGAAGAAACAAGACAGAAAATGCTTAAAAGTTTAGAGGATTATGCAAGAGGTCTGGTAGAAGGAAAGGCTAAGGAAGAAGTAGGAAGAGTTCTAATCCGCATGAAGGATAGGTATGAATCTTCTGCTAGTTGACCTTCAACTTTTCCTTTCAGTTGTACTTTGGTGCGCTTACCTTAACTTTTGAAAGCAGGTTTACAATGTTGTTTAGTCATGATGCTGATTCAATGCCTCGTGTTTGGACTGGTAAAGAAGATATACGATCCATCACCAAGACTGCCCGATCTGCTGTATGACATGActatgaatattattttcttaatgattttttatggCTTTTTGTTTAATccttttaatcatatttaaactTTTCAGTCTTTGAAGTTGCTATCTGTCATGGCTGCAATCCGTTTGGATGATGATGACACTGACACTATTGAGAAAGTGTTAGCAGTCGCATTGGTGGAACCATCACCAAGCAGTAATGGTACGAGGAGCATGACAGTGGTTGATCCACTAGCTTCTAGCAGCTGGGAAGAGGtgcaattttaattttgtgatgaAGTATTGAGTTGTGTACCCATTTCGGTAGATGAATGGTCTGTGATCTGATTGctctaacaaaatataaatatatctcTTGCTGTGATGTTTGTGAATTGCTTGATGTATATTTTAGGCTgcaaatatatattatggttTCTCTGGTTACATTTTGAGAGCATTTTCTATCCTGGGCACTGACATGTGGTGTGTGACATTTCCATTCAGGTTTCGTCCTCTAAAACATTGATTACGCCTGTCCAGTGCAAGTCTTTGTGGAGGCAATTCAGGACAGAGACAGAGTACACTGTCTCTCAAGCCATTGCTGCACAGGCATGATGTTTCTTATTTGTTAAAGACTTTTAAGGCTCCTCTATATATAGGAAAATGGAAAATCTATTGtgattattagaaaattaatattattaatgtaaattCTGTGTCTGTTTAGCTCTTATATTTCACATTGTTTATTCCCTGCATTTCTAAAGGGTGAAAACTTACATTGCAGTTCTATAGGTATTGTTGGCGATATCCTCCAATTTTGTTTAGAGTTTCACCTTGATAATACCCTATGCATTTAAAAAGATGCAAATTATCAAAAACTCTAAATTTGATTGGAGAATAGCACCAACAGTACCTTTGTACTTAATGTAAGTTTTGTCTTTTGTAAAATTGTTGGCATGGTCGAAGGATTTTCTCTTTTGTGGTAGTGTTTAGGTTCTATATCATGAAAGCATTATCAGTACATTTGAATTTCTTGTTGGATTTTACTTTCTTATTGATGTaatgttttttgtatttttaggaAGCAAGCAAGCGCAACAACAACTGGTTACCTCCCCCTTGGGCGATAGCTGCTATGGTTATCCTAGGATTTAATGAATTTATGACACTTCTAAGGTACATGTGAACCTCATTCTGCTGATATTTTTAGTTTAGCATTGCTTCTTTGGTTTTCTCTTGCTATTGACTTGCATCTAACAGGCTGCTAAGCGTAAAAGTAGTAATTATAAAATGAGAATAGTATTGGAGATAAACTTGTTTTAAGTATTTTCTGGGcattttaataacataatgTTACCTTAAGCACAAACCTAAAGAAAACTATGTACTCTTGTGTACTAATTAATTGATCTCAcccaattttaatattttccatGGCAGAAATCCCTTGTATTTGGGTGTCATCTTTGTTGGTTATCTTCTTATTAAAGCTCTATGGGTGCAACTTGACATTTCGGGCGAATTTCGCAATGGAGCCGTGAGTATAAGCTTTCATgatctttataatttattgttcaATCTCAGTATTGATAAACCTGTCTGTATTGCCTGCGTGAATTTTCTTGCAATCTATGAGCATTAGTAACAAATTCAGCTAACAAGCTACTAGCCTTTCACATTCTACAGTGTTCAAGAGTCTGTTGTGAAGTTCATAGTATCCTTGTTtcttaaccttttttttctttcttcagctTCCGGCAATCATTTCCTTGTCTACCAAGTTTGTTCCAACTATCATGAACCTTATGAAAAAACTAGCAGAAGAGGGACAGAACCATGCAGCTAACAATCCTCAGAGAACCCCATCAAAAAACAGTAACGGTGATAGTCACGCCGTCTCGTCGAGCGCCTCATCTAACCTGACTGCATTGGACAACGGAACGGAGTATGAGGGCCCAGTTAAAGATGAGTAGGTGAAGAAACTCATTTTTGTGAAAGGTGAATTCTTGTGTTGGAAGATGGTGTGGTGATGGTTGTCCACAAAATTTGACTGGTTAGCATTGAAGACATTGAAAGGCATTGGTTTTTTTTGTGTAAGTGCCGTATACTGGGGGCAATGTTTTATTGCTGAGGTAGTTCCCCCTTATAGTAGTTCTCTTTTCCAATTTAGGTGCTTCAGTTATTGGGGAAGTTAGCTTATTTTACACTTTCTTTCTTTGATGCTTAT harbors:
- the LOC108323348 gene encoding protein ROOT HAIR DEFECTIVE 3 homolog 1 isoform X2, with amino-acid sequence MGKSTLLNNLFGTNFREMDAFKGRSQTTKGIWMARCNGIEPCTLVMDLEGTDGRERGEDDTAFEKQSALFALAVSDIVLINMWCHDIGREQAANKPLLKTVFQVMMRLFSPRKTTLLFVIRDKTRTPLENLEPVLREDIQKIWDSVPKPQAHKETPLSEFFNVEVVALSSYEEKEEQFREQVASLRQRFHHSIAPGGLAGDRRGVVPASGFSFSCQEIWKVIKENKDLDLPAHKVMVATVRCEEITDEKYASFSANEDWCQLEEAVQSGPVPGFGRKLSSLLGTCLSEYDAEAAFFDEGVRTAKQKQLQEKLFQLVHPAFQSALGHIRSGTLDKFKVVFDKALNGGEGFSEAARKCSEFCMVQFDEACADIVIEQANWDTSKVREKLLRDIDAHIAAVRATKISELTSLYEEKVKQALCGPVEALLDGANSETWSSIRNLLRRETLSAVSGFSAALIGFDMDEETRQKMLKSLEDYARGLVEGKAKEEVGRVLIRMKDRFTMLFSHDADSMPRVWTGKEDIRSITKTARSASLKLLSVMAAIRLDDDDTDTIEKVLAVALVEPSPSSNGTRSMTVVDPLASSSWEEVSSSKTLITPVQCKSLWRQFRTETEYTVSQAIAAQEASKRNNNWLPPPWAIAAMVILGFNEFMTLLRNPLYLGVIFVGYLLIKALWVQLDISGEFRNGALPAIISLSTKFVPTIMNLMKKLAEEGQNHAANNPQRTPSKNSNGDSHAVSSSASSNLTALDNGTEYEGPVKDE
- the LOC108323348 gene encoding protein ROOT HAIR DEFECTIVE 3 homolog 1 isoform X1; translation: MADRESCCSTQLIDGDGVFNVSGVENFMKEVKLAECGLSYAVVSIMGPQSSGKSTLLNNLFGTNFREMDAFKGRSQTTKGIWMARCNGIEPCTLVMDLEGTDGRERGEDDTAFEKQSALFALAVSDIVLINMWCHDIGREQAANKPLLKTVFQVMMRLFSPRKTTLLFVIRDKTRTPLENLEPVLREDIQKIWDSVPKPQAHKETPLSEFFNVEVVALSSYEEKEEQFREQVASLRQRFHHSIAPGGLAGDRRGVVPASGFSFSCQEIWKVIKENKDLDLPAHKVMVATVRCEEITDEKYASFSANEDWCQLEEAVQSGPVPGFGRKLSSLLGTCLSEYDAEAAFFDEGVRTAKQKQLQEKLFQLVHPAFQSALGHIRSGTLDKFKVVFDKALNGGEGFSEAARKCSEFCMVQFDEACADIVIEQANWDTSKVREKLLRDIDAHIAAVRATKISELTSLYEEKVKQALCGPVEALLDGANSETWSSIRNLLRRETLSAVSGFSAALIGFDMDEETRQKMLKSLEDYARGLVEGKAKEEVGRVLIRMKDRFTMLFSHDADSMPRVWTGKEDIRSITKTARSASLKLLSVMAAIRLDDDDTDTIEKVLAVALVEPSPSSNGTRSMTVVDPLASSSWEEVSSSKTLITPVQCKSLWRQFRTETEYTVSQAIAAQEASKRNNNWLPPPWAIAAMVILGFNEFMTLLRNPLYLGVIFVGYLLIKALWVQLDISGEFRNGALPAIISLSTKFVPTIMNLMKKLAEEGQNHAANNPQRTPSKNSNGDSHAVSSSASSNLTALDNGTEYEGPVKDE